A region from the Mustela erminea isolate mMusErm1 chromosome 10, mMusErm1.Pri, whole genome shotgun sequence genome encodes:
- the LOC116567379 gene encoding LOW QUALITY PROTEIN: Golgi reassembly-stacking protein 2-like (The sequence of the model RefSeq protein was modified relative to this genomic sequence to represent the inferred CDS: deleted 2 bases in 1 codon), translating into MLIYSSKTLELRETSVTPSNMWGGQGLLGVSIRFSSFDGANENVWHVLEVESNSPAALAGLSLVSSCIIGADTVMNESEDLFSLIETHEAKPLKLHVNNTDTDNCREVIITPNSAWGGEGSLGCGIGYGYLHRIPTCPFEEGKKISLPGQMTGTPITPLKDGFTEVQLSSVNRPSLSPPGTTEIEQGLSGLSISSTPPAVSNVFSTGVPTVPLLPPQVNQSLTSVPPMNPATTLLGLMPLPTGLPNLPALPNLNLPTPHVMPGVSLPELVNRGLPPLPSLPPRNLSGIAPLPMPYELLPSFPLVPEVSSAASSGELLSSLPPTGSPLSDPATTTARADAASAPAASAPAVDVTPPAPKVPSTFEDRGCEPTPASEKPVSEVTEETASESP; encoded by the exons ATGCTGATCTACAGTAGTAAAACACTGGAACTGCGAGAGACATCTGTCACCCCCAGCAACATGTGGGGTGGCCAGGGCTTGCTGGGAGTGAGCATTCGTTTCAGCAGCTTTGATGGGGCAAACGAAAATGTTTGGCACGTATTGGAAGTAGAATCAAATTCTCCCGCGGCACTGGCAGGTCTCAGTCTTGTATCA TCTTGTATCATTGGAGCAGATACAGTCATGAATGAGTCTGAAGATCTGTTCAGCCTTATTGAAACACATGAAGCAAAACCACTGAAACTTCATGTGAATAATACAGACACTGATAACTGTCGAGAAGTGATTATTACACCGAATTCTGCATGGGGTGGTGAAGGCAGCCTAGGATGCGGCATTGGATACGGTTATTTGCATCGAATACCAACATGCCCGtttgaagaagggaagaaaatttcTCTTCCTGGACAGATGACTGGTACACCTATTACTCCTCTTAAAGATGGGTTTACAGAGGTCCAGCTGTCCTCAGTTAATCGCCCATCTTTGTCACCACCGGGAACTACAGAAATTGAACAGGGTCTGTCTGGACTTTCTATTAGCTCAACTCCACCAGCTGTCAGTAATGTTTTCAGTACAGGTGTCCCAACAGTACCATTATTGCCACCACAAGTAAACCAGTCCCTTACTTCTGTGCCACCAATGAACCCAGCTACTACATTACTAGGTCTGATGCCTTTACCCACAGGACTGCCTaacctgcctgccctccccaaccTCAACCTCCCCACACCGCACGTCATGCCAGGCGTCAGCTTACCGGAACTCGTGAACCGGGGTTTGCCACctcttccttccttgcctccccGAAACTTATCTGGCATTGCACCTCTCCCCATGCCATACGAGCTCCTCCCGTCATTCCCTTTGGTTCCGGAGGTGTCTTCTGCAGCAAGCTCAGGGGAGctgctctcttctctcccacccaCCGGCAGCCCACTCTCCGACCCTGCCACGACCACTGCAAGGGCAGACGCTGCCTCCGCACCCGCTGCCTCCGCACCCGCTGTGGATGTGACGCCCCCTGCCCCCAAGGTCCCCAGCACTTTTGAGGACAGAGGCTGCGAACCCACCCCAGCCAGCGAGAAGCCTGTCTCTGAGGTTACGGAGGAGACTGCCTCCGAGTCACCCTAG